A DNA window from Candidatus Bathyarchaeota archaeon contains the following coding sequences:
- the thpR gene encoding RNA 2',3'-cyclic phosphodiesterase — protein MEDVLRVFLAVDFPDGDAKRRVIKVQESLFETDADIKPVEPENLHITLRFLGEIEKDLVERVKVELTKISFQPFNVLFEGVGVFPDLKRINVVWIGIVEGNVELLDLYGKINQALARCGLPPERRGFSPHLTIARVRSRKNIEKLSRRVVELRDVKVGGFVVDSFKLKKSTLTPRGPIYNTLLEVPALK, from the coding sequence ATGGAAGACGTCTTGAGGGTGTTCTTAGCAGTGGACTTCCCGGATGGAGATGCAAAGAGAAGAGTAATAAAGGTCCAGGAGTCGCTATTCGAGACCGATGCAGACATCAAACCCGTTGAGCCGGAGAACCTTCACATAACCTTACGTTTTCTAGGAGAGATCGAGAAAGATCTTGTCGAGAGGGTAAAGGTGGAGCTCACAAAGATCAGTTTTCAGCCCTTTAATGTCCTCTTTGAGGGGGTTGGGGTCTTCCCTGACCTCAAGAGGATAAACGTAGTTTGGATAGGGATCGTTGAGGGTAATGTCGAGCTTCTAGACCTTTATGGAAAGATAAATCAGGCACTCGCTAGGTGCGGTCTACCCCCTGAGAGGAGGGGCTTCTCCCCCCATCTCACGATCGCACGTGTCCGCTCAAGGAAAAACATAGAGAAACTATCTAGGAGAGTTGTGGAGTTGAGGGATGTTAAAGTAGGGGGTTTTGTAGTCGACTCGTTTAAATTGAAGAAGAGCACCTTGACACCGAGAGGGCCCATTTACAATACCCTTCTAGAGGTCCCAGCATTAAAATAG
- a CDS encoding magnesium transporter — protein sequence MENKRSQRIVNYLRRIWGSPILKSVSRALQSARMSINRMGDIRQSNFVEALLAFSLNLIGFVGGGIVTTLSPMFVEHPWILALYPPILTVRGNLSGLYSGNLSTMLHLGLILPRLRRNTDYYLNLNRAIFFLTFIDTIIVGIASFIFGLMFKVSSFDQLPIYCVVPTISCIIANSISIPITLLVGIEAYKRGLDPDILVYPILSSVNDVLVSFSFAAVSILILADRWGFYLAGSLFLIIMVYCVSLFRFHRKNQFFSKTTREGVASIGLASIFGSLNGIFISGRAEQMSEAPGLVMLYPIIIDGLGDVGSAAGSMTTTSLALGYIRSLGDVLKRGLRELSQIEAAALLMHLVYGFIAYLTSSLIYGGGSLTFLTGVAVASNLLGFLSISLLAYLTAYLTYRRGLNPDNFVIPATASFSDFVATNSMLLSVSILRSLGL from the coding sequence ATGGAGAACAAAAGATCCCAGCGGATAGTGAACTATTTGAGGAGGATCTGGGGATCACCCATCCTCAAGAGCGTCTCGAGAGCCCTTCAAAGCGCCCGGATGAGTATCAACAGGATGGGAGATATTCGCCAGTCAAACTTCGTGGAGGCTCTCCTTGCCTTCTCCCTAAACCTCATCGGATTCGTCGGAGGAGGCATAGTTACAACTCTAAGCCCTATGTTCGTTGAACACCCCTGGATTCTCGCCCTATACCCACCCATTCTAACAGTCAGGGGAAACCTGAGTGGTCTATACTCAGGGAACCTCTCAACGATGCTCCACCTCGGACTTATACTGCCGAGGCTTAGGAGAAACACGGATTATTATTTGAATCTCAATAGAGCAATATTTTTTCTTACTTTCATCGACACGATCATCGTTGGAATCGCATCTTTTATATTTGGATTGATGTTCAAGGTTTCATCTTTTGATCAGCTGCCTATTTACTGCGTGGTTCCAACGATCTCATGTATAATCGCCAACTCCATCTCAATCCCAATAACTCTCCTGGTGGGTATAGAGGCCTATAAGAGGGGCCTGGACCCGGACATCTTGGTCTATCCCATCCTATCATCCGTGAACGATGTGCTCGTGTCCTTCTCATTCGCGGCGGTCTCGATCCTTATACTCGCTGATAGGTGGGGTTTCTACCTAGCTGGAAGTCTATTCCTTATAATAATGGTCTACTGTGTCTCTCTTTTTAGATTTCATAGAAAGAACCAGTTTTTCTCAAAGACCACGAGGGAGGGGGTGGCCTCGATAGGATTAGCCAGCATCTTCGGAAGCCTCAACGGGATCTTCATCTCCGGTAGGGCTGAGCAGATGAGTGAGGCCCCTGGATTAGTTATGTTATACCCGATAATAATAGATGGTCTTGGGGATGTAGGCTCTGCAGCGGGGTCGATGACGACGACGAGCTTGGCACTAGGATATATCAGAAGCCTTGGGGATGTTCTGAAGAGGGGTCTGAGGGAGTTATCCCAGATAGAGGCGGCAGCATTACTAATGCACCTCGTGTACGGCTTCATAGCATATCTAACATCAAGCCTCATTTATGGAGGGGGCAGTCTAACCTTCTTAACTGGCGTGGCAGTCGCCTCAAACCTCCTAGGATTCCTATCAATCTCATTATTGGCATACCTAACAGCTTACCTAACCTACAGGAGGGGGTTAAACCCCGACAACTTCGTCATCCCCGCCACGGCTTCATTTTCAGACTTCGTCGCTACAAACTCTATGCTACTTTCTGTTTCCATACTCAGATCCCTGGGCTTGTGA